CGGTCGCGTGCCGTGCGCCCAGATCAGCCCGTACGGCGACTCCGACATCGCGTAGCCGCAGACGACCCGCAGCCCGAACCGGCGCTCGAACGCCTCCTGCCACGCCTTCGCCGGCGACGGCCCCGTGTAGCACAGCCGCAACGGCGTGTCCGCGTCGTCGGGGCGCTCGGGCTGGCGCATCAGGATCTCGAGCATCGCGCCGATCGCGTTGAACTCGGTCGCCCCGTGCCGGCGCGCTGCCGCAAGGAAGTCATGCGCGGAGAAGCGCGGAAGCAGCACCAGGCCGGCACCGCACGCGAGCGAACCCATGACCGAGTAGGCCGGAGCATTGATGTGGAACAACGGCAGCGAGGTCATCAGCCGGTCATCCGGCCCGAGCTCCATCCACCAGGGAAAGCCGACCCCGGCGTACGCATAGGCGCGGTGGGTCTGCATCACCAGCTTCGAGCGGCCGGTCGTGCCCGAGGTCGGGATCAGCACCGCGACGTCGGCCGGCTCGACCTTCGCCTCCAGCGCCCACTCCCCGCCGGCCGAGTCGTCCTGCCAGTCACCCGCGAATCGCGCGATGTCACCGTCGGTGACGCTCAGCCGCGGTCGCACCTGCGCGACCAGGCTGGCGAGCTCCGCCGTTGCACTCGCCGGGTTGACCGGCACCGCGATGGCGCCGATGCTGCAGGTCGCAAGCCACAGCAGGAGGTACGGCGGGGTCGAGTACGCGGTGAACAGAACGCGATCACCCGGCTCGACGCCCTCCTCGCGCAGCCGGGACGCGACGCGGGCGACCTCGCGCGCGGCGGCGGCGAAGCTCAGCTCGCCGCCGTCGACCCGGAGCCAGCTCCGCTCGCCGTACTGTTCGGCGGCGGTGCCGAGCAGGCCCGGAATCGTGTCGTCCATGTGCGCTGAACCTATCCGTTCAGCGCCGCTCCGATCGCCAGGGTCGCGTCGATCGTGAGCGCGCGGAAGCCGTCGTCGAGGGCGGTCGGCCAGGTGGACAGCTTCGCGACGGTGAGCTCGGCCGACGGATGCACGAAGACGTTCTGGCCGTTGATGCCCGAGGCATGGAAGAACGGGGTCACGGGATCTCGCACCCACCAGCAGTTGCGGTAGTGCGCGCCGGGCGGCACCGCGACTCCCTGGCTCGCCGGACTGTCGAGGAAGGCCTGCGCGCCGTCCGGGGCGCCACGCACCGTGTCGTCGATCCACTCGGCGGGGACGAGGTTGTTGCCCGAGCCCACCCGGTAGAGCTCGCCGAAGCGCCCGAGGTCGCGCAGCGACGCACACACGCCGCCATCACCCATCGCATTGCCATGCGGATCCACCGTGATCTCGGCGTCGAACTCCGCCCCCATCGGCTGCCACAGCTCACGCGCGATGACCTCGGCCAACCGTGCGCCACCGGCCTTCTCCACGACCCAGCCGAGCACGTCGGTCAGCACCGACCGGTACCGGAACGCCCCACCGTGCTCGCCGTCGTTCTCCAGCAGCGCGAAGTACTCCAGCGCGTCAGCGGCATGCGGCGTACCGTCCTCGGGCCGCCACCGGTAGACATACTCGATCAGCCTCGCGTCGGAGCTCGGGTCATCGTAGGTCTCGTGGAAGCGCGTGCCGGTGCGCATGTCGAGCAGCTGCTGCACGGTCGCGCCTTCAAACGAGGTACGCCGCAGCTCCGGTACGACGTCCGTCACCGGTGCGGTCACGTCGAGCGCGCCGCGAGCGGCGAGGATGCCGGCGACCGCGGCGACGATCGACTTCGACACCGACATCAAAAGGTGCGTCGTGTCCGCCGTCATGCCGGTGAAGTAGTGCTCGGCGACGACCCGCCCGCGATGCAGCACGAGAAACCCGTCGGTGTAGGTCTCGTCCAGCAGCTCGGCGATCGTCAGCCGGCGCTCGCCGGAACGGAAGGAC
This Mycobacteriales bacterium DNA region includes the following protein-coding sequences:
- a CDS encoding serine hydrolase, with the translated sequence MSDPRLMAGAPPIPAESLVTLGNWQEPPYNRWGFQHVRDLIPTARIRRGEGPVRELPRSEQDLLGLSFRSGERRLTIAELLDETYTDGFLVLHRGRVVAEHYFTGMTADTTHLLMSVSKSIVAAVAGILAARGALDVTAPVTDVVPELRRTSFEGATVQQLLDMRTGTRFHETYDDPSSDARLIEYVYRWRPEDGTPHAADALEYFALLENDGEHGGAFRYRSVLTDVLGWVVEKAGGARLAEVIARELWQPMGAEFDAEITVDPHGNAMGDGGVCASLRDLGRFGELYRVGSGNNLVPAEWIDDTVRGAPDGAQAFLDSPASQGVAVPPGAHYRNCWWVRDPVTPFFHASGINGQNVFVHPSAELTVAKLSTWPTALDDGFRALTIDATLAIGAALNG